A window of Equus caballus isolate H_3958 breed thoroughbred chromosome 10, TB-T2T, whole genome shotgun sequence contains these coding sequences:
- the LOC102151082 gene encoding uncharacterized protein isoform X1 has protein sequence MSQRPQSGHESTQPDFHPESPNNNQDETQNPSPLTYRPQVSTQDSPPIVHSRRVSIQEPLPISHSRRVSIQEPLPISHSRRVSIQDPPPVSSRRVSIQDTPSIFSSRRVSTQDTPSIFNSRRVSTQDTPPLTYSRWVNSQELLPVLQTRRPSVQSPPLITHTTLRSIESSDDSSEVSLPDHRPKTGIWPVIRAKVDIPPSITDSPEASIKSMESITWASQESLKGSTDSSQFNQTTLEKSTLSSPSGHDFEVNSGRFQNKYKRSRSPLPVGWRLLHEAKKISRLLSLALSLAGMVIIGLISLGQPWIHFQVPLLPPWDPAGPLTIPVSTIFFMQCPDSSCLHEYNQDIYFLDFSWAFLIIASITNVCLCIILINMNFFSWSNMPALDFTNIVLSILTGTSTILGVLCYLLQADEFLQEGMTYRLGRSFYLAWTSVFFFMMTGFLSYLNYMNFWSILAIQAVWT, from the exons ATGTCCCAGAGGCCCCAATCTGGCCACGAGAGCACCCAGCCAGATTTCCATCCAGAATCTCCAAATAACAACCAAGATGAGACCCAAAACCCTTCGCCACTTACCTACAGGCCCCAGGTCAGTACTCAGGACTCTCCACCGATTGTCCACAGTCGCCGGGTCAGTATCCAAGAACCCCTGCCCATTAGCCACAGTCGCCGGGTCAGTATCCAAGAACCCCTGCCCATTAGCCACAGTCGCCGGGTCAGTATCCAAGACCCTCCACCAGTGAGCAGTCGCCGAGTCAGCATCCAAGACACACCATCCATTTTCAGCAGTCGCCGAGTCAGTACCCAAGACACACCATCCATTTTCAACAGTCGCCGAGTCAGTACCCAAGACACACCGCCACTTACCTACAGTCGCTGGGTCAATAGCCAAGAGCTTCTACCAGTTCTCCAAACTCGCCGCCCCAGCGTCCAAAGCCCTCCATTGATTACGCACACCACCCTGAGGAGTATAGAATCAAGTGACGACAGTAGTGAAGTCAGTCTCCCGGACCACCGGCCAAAAACTGGCATCTGGCCGGTAATCCGGGCCAAAGTCGACATCCCCCCTTCAATTACTGACAGCCCCGAGGCCAGTATCAAAAGCATGGAATCGATTACCTGGGCCTCCCAGGAGAGTCTCAAAGGCTCTACGGACAGCTCCCAATTCAACCAAACTACTCTAGAGAAAAGCACCCTCAGCTCACCATCAGGCCACGACTTTGAGGTCAATTCTGGCAG GTTTCAGAACAAGTATAAACGCAGCCGTTCACCGCTGCCCGTAGGCTGGCGGCTGCTGCATGAGGCCAAGAAGATCAGCCGCCTGCTGAGTCTGGCACTGAGCCTGGCTGGCATGGTGATCATCGGTCTCATctctctgggccagccctggatcCACTTCCAGGTGCCATTGCTGCCCCCTTGGGACCCTGCGGGCCCCTTGACCATCCCCGTCAGCACCATCTTCTTTATGCAGTGCCCTGACAGCTCCTGCCTGCATGAGTACAACCAGGATATTT ACTTTCTGGACTTCTCCTGGGCCTTCCTCATCATCGCCAGCATCACCAACGTCTGCCTCTGCATCATCCTCATAAACATGAACTTCTTCAGCTGGTCCAACATGCCAGCACTGGACTTCACCAACATCGTCCTCAGCATCCTGACAG GGACGAGCACGATCTTGGGTGTCTTGTGCTACCTGCTGCAGGCTGACGAGTTCCTGCAGGAAGGCATGACCTACAGGCTGGGGCGGAGCTTCTACCTGGCATGGACCAGCGTCTTCTTCTTCATGATGACTg GTTTCTTGTCCTATCTCAACTACATGAATTTCTGGTCCATCCTGGCGATCCAGGCTGTCTGGACTTAG
- the LOC102151082 gene encoding transmembrane protein 202 isoform X2, whose product MVIIGLISLGQPWIHFQVPLLPPWDPAGPLTIPVSTIFFMQCPDSSCLHEYNQDIYFLDFSWAFLIIASITNVCLCIILINMNFFSWSNMPALDFTNIVLSILTGTSTILGVLCYLLQADEFLQEGMTYRLGRSFYLAWTSVFFFMMTGFLSYLNYMNFWSILAIQAVWT is encoded by the exons ATGGTGATCATCGGTCTCATctctctgggccagccctggatcCACTTCCAGGTGCCATTGCTGCCCCCTTGGGACCCTGCGGGCCCCTTGACCATCCCCGTCAGCACCATCTTCTTTATGCAGTGCCCTGACAGCTCCTGCCTGCATGAGTACAACCAGGATATTT ACTTTCTGGACTTCTCCTGGGCCTTCCTCATCATCGCCAGCATCACCAACGTCTGCCTCTGCATCATCCTCATAAACATGAACTTCTTCAGCTGGTCCAACATGCCAGCACTGGACTTCACCAACATCGTCCTCAGCATCCTGACAG GGACGAGCACGATCTTGGGTGTCTTGTGCTACCTGCTGCAGGCTGACGAGTTCCTGCAGGAAGGCATGACCTACAGGCTGGGGCGGAGCTTCTACCTGGCATGGACCAGCGTCTTCTTCTTCATGATGACTg GTTTCTTGTCCTATCTCAACTACATGAATTTCTGGTCCATCCTGGCGATCCAGGCTGTCTGGACTTAG